The following proteins come from a genomic window of Flavobacterium crocinum:
- a CDS encoding DUF3108 domain-containing protein → MKLNMLAFAVMLLPFIAISQKAIEPGNKDINTKYIKPGKYLYTVYYVKGQEWKNMGALTYDITLANNQLTLNNTFTPKDNGQPTPRISTADALTLKAISYSDETKNAKLNLNFGGTITGNYYSKKTKKDKKLKLNPKEDFFDFNWTDHLIGTLPLDVGYKARFPQFYYNDGSDVLVEYYTIKEVKSFVYNSPRTGKHETWLVSVLEESTKGVYNYIIDKKDRRLWQREMSMANGMWEITVNEELDYQPIKNKFDKEAVARQISGGNSVIIGTAYARSDSGKKLGGLVNTAKKQFAPKGTEITLFPSSAYYEEWVEVNKKIRKQKKMPEVPLDSDFGYSIKKSKVYDDQGHFEFADLMPGTYIVMVSFDFSNSYNYSYVSGYTNYYNYYGYQGSTTNYGTARQNYTDKANIEKRVSIDKDGEKKEINLKEI, encoded by the coding sequence ATGAAATTAAATATGCTTGCTTTTGCAGTGATGCTACTTCCATTTATTGCAATCAGTCAAAAAGCAATAGAACCTGGTAATAAGGATATTAATACCAAATATATTAAACCTGGAAAATATCTTTATACTGTGTATTACGTAAAAGGTCAAGAATGGAAAAATATGGGAGCTTTGACCTATGATATTACATTGGCTAATAATCAATTAACTTTAAATAATACTTTTACTCCAAAAGATAATGGACAGCCAACCCCACGAATAAGTACAGCCGATGCTCTAACGCTTAAAGCCATTAGCTATTCTGATGAAACCAAGAATGCTAAACTAAATCTTAATTTTGGCGGAACAATTACAGGGAATTATTATTCAAAGAAAACCAAAAAGGATAAAAAGCTGAAACTTAATCCTAAGGAAGATTTTTTTGACTTCAACTGGACGGATCACTTAATTGGAACGCTGCCATTAGATGTTGGATATAAAGCCCGTTTTCCTCAATTTTATTATAATGACGGATCAGATGTTTTAGTGGAATATTACACTATAAAAGAAGTAAAAAGTTTTGTTTATAATTCACCAAGAACCGGTAAGCATGAAACGTGGCTTGTTTCAGTTTTAGAAGAAAGTACTAAAGGGGTTTACAATTATATCATAGACAAGAAAGACCGTCGTTTATGGCAGCGTGAAATGTCTATGGCCAACGGAATGTGGGAAATCACTGTTAATGAGGAACTGGATTATCAGCCTATTAAAAATAAATTTGATAAAGAAGCAGTGGCAAGACAAATTTCTGGCGGTAACAGTGTTATAATTGGTACAGCTTACGCAAGATCAGATTCTGGTAAGAAATTAGGAGGTTTAGTGAATACGGCCAAGAAACAATTTGCACCAAAAGGTACTGAGATTACACTTTTTCCAAGTTCAGCTTATTATGAGGAATGGGTAGAAGTCAACAAGAAAATCCGCAAACAGAAAAAAATGCCAGAAGTTCCTTTGGATAGTGATTTTGGATATTCTATCAAAAAATCCAAAGTGTATGACGATCAGGGACATTTTGAGTTTGCCGATTTAATGCCAGGAACCTATATAGTAATGGTAAGTTTTGACTTTTCTAATTCTTATAACTATTCATACGTATCAGGTTATACCAATTATTATAATTATTATGGTTATCAAGGTTCTACAACAAATTATGGAACAGCGAGACAAAATTACACAGATAAAGCCAATATTGAAAAACGCGTTAGCATTGATAAAGATGGCGAGAAAAAGGAAATTAACTTAAAAGAAATTTAA
- a CDS encoding SDR family NAD(P)-dependent oxidoreductase → MKDIATIEKSLKGKNVVITGASSGVGRAAAEAFAREGCNVVIAARGQKGIDETVKFCRDLGVVAVGVSADMSIAEDVEKIVAAAMILGGKIDIWVNNAGVMASGKFEEIPLEIHQQVIKTNLFGYMHEAYNAIKIFKEQNEGILINNISIGGFMPAPYSAVYSASKYGIRGMMECLQGEISNRRHIHICNLYPQLQNSTGNLHSAKYSGFDMTIPFIASDPRDTAAKIVELAKNPRKELFPDFKSAAITNTYKLLPKILINAASAVVRTKMKFNDEKLNNPGNVLNKSKEPLRVYGNPSAKGVSDLKLALFAGIGISLGLFLFSKK, encoded by the coding sequence ATGAAAGATATTGCCACAATAGAAAAGAGCCTTAAAGGGAAAAATGTTGTTATTACAGGTGCAAGCAGTGGTGTTGGCAGGGCTGCAGCCGAAGCTTTTGCCAGAGAAGGATGTAATGTAGTTATAGCCGCCAGAGGACAAAAAGGGATTGATGAAACCGTTAAATTCTGTCGTGATCTCGGGGTTGTTGCCGTTGGTGTATCTGCTGATATGTCTATTGCCGAAGATGTAGAAAAAATAGTTGCCGCAGCAATGATATTAGGAGGGAAAATTGATATCTGGGTAAACAATGCGGGCGTCATGGCGAGCGGAAAATTTGAAGAAATTCCGTTAGAAATCCATCAGCAGGTTATTAAAACTAATTTGTTTGGTTATATGCATGAGGCTTACAATGCCATCAAAATTTTTAAAGAACAAAATGAAGGGATTTTAATTAACAATATATCAATAGGCGGTTTTATGCCTGCACCTTACAGCGCTGTTTATTCTGCGAGCAAATATGGAATTAGAGGTATGATGGAATGTTTACAGGGGGAAATATCAAACCGAAGACATATTCATATCTGTAATCTTTATCCGCAGCTACAAAACTCCACTGGAAACCTGCATTCTGCCAAGTATTCCGGTTTTGATATGACTATCCCTTTTATAGCATCTGATCCTCGTGATACTGCAGCGAAAATAGTAGAACTCGCAAAAAATCCAAGAAAAGAATTATTTCCTGATTTTAAGTCTGCCGCCATCACAAACACTTATAAATTGCTTCCAAAGATACTCATCAACGCAGCATCTGCAGTTGTGCGTACGAAAATGAAATTCAATGATGAAAAATTGAACAATCCCGGAAATGTTTTAAATAAATCAAAAGAACCGCTTAGGGTTTACGGGAATCCTTCTGCAAAAGGAGTATCAGATCTTAAGCTGGCATTATTTGCCGGAATAGGAATAAGTTTAGGCCTTTTTCTATTTAGCAAAAAATAG
- a CDS encoding PRC-barrel domain-containing protein — protein METKERNLYRLDELPDYKIASNYSDVRGWKIVDSDNHTIGTIDNLWVNKDMQRVIYLDVKVDKKLIEDSRKEVHDAIAYDNGKEFVYKDGDSHIIIPIGSVNINKDTKIVMANGIGYDTFRNTSRYNRQDSFDREYERNVLRSYYPADDSGFNYDDDNFYKRKEFDNR, from the coding sequence ATGGAAACTAAGGAAAGAAATTTATACCGACTGGATGAACTTCCTGATTATAAAATCGCTTCAAACTATTCTGATGTAAGAGGATGGAAAATAGTCGACTCAGACAACCACACTATAGGAACTATTGATAATCTATGGGTGAATAAAGATATGCAACGTGTTATTTATCTCGATGTCAAAGTGGATAAAAAACTGATAGAGGATAGCCGTAAAGAAGTACACGATGCAATTGCTTACGATAATGGTAAAGAGTTTGTTTATAAAGATGGAGACAGTCATATCATTATACCCATAGGATCTGTAAACATAAATAAAGATACCAAAATTGTGATGGCCAACGGAATAGGATATGATACATTTCGAAATACAAGCAGGTACAACAGACAAGATAGTTTTGACAGGGAATATGAAAGAAACGTATTAAGATCCTATTATCCTGCTGATGATTCCGGATTTAATTACGATGATGATAATTTTTATAAACGCAAAGAGTTTGATAATCGTTAA
- a CDS encoding DUF4440 domain-containing protein: protein METEIIELEKKYWQGMENHEYETVKNLTYFPCIVAGKNGVHSVDEASFKKMFESGDGDKIKVLGFSNVKSQLLTRETAITAYIIELLDVKQNKPMKCACTSTWIKENKQWFCVLHTEAELSA, encoded by the coding sequence ATGGAAACGGAAATTATAGAATTAGAGAAAAAGTACTGGCAGGGAATGGAAAATCACGAATATGAAACAGTAAAGAATCTAACTTATTTTCCCTGTATAGTTGCCGGTAAAAATGGTGTTCACAGTGTGGATGAAGCCAGTTTTAAAAAAATGTTTGAATCCGGAGACGGAGATAAAATAAAAGTCCTGGGTTTCTCAAATGTCAAATCCCAATTACTCACAAGAGAAACTGCTATAACAGCTTATATAATAGAATTGTTGGATGTAAAACAAAATAAACCAATGAAATGTGCTTGTACTTCCACCTGGATAAAAGAAAATAAACAATGGTTTTGTGTTCTTCATACCGAAGCGGAATTGTCTGCATAA
- a CDS encoding AsmA family protein → MIKKFLKKAAIVIATLFLLLVIVLTIVPYFFKDEITQKIESIANEKLDAEVRFDEIGLSAFKHFPAIILYAKNVTIVNKKAQFTSSNVVKAETAAVGVNFYSLLKGKIVLDAVYLDDANLNLEIDAKGHANFNIVKPSKAPVDTTQTEFKIKKVVINKTNIVYNDKSTLLKFRVQDLNYKGTGDLSADFFDLNSNVKIKTFDFSVAGVDYVRSKPINAEIVTYIDTKALKFKFQRNAIRIKNFPFSFNGYFAFIKGGYDFDLRMLSKNSTLEEMLSLVPPAYDQWREQMTITGNINFGIFARGKYMQDQSEKPVVSADLQINSGTIAYKKIKEPVKDINISAKALVRDLDINKLKFDLDNLSFNLDKKRTVINFHSEGFKKLKIKTLIKANLDAAKFKEALNLNDNDIRGDIAVDLKADGTFLRDLGFSPRLNKIDTIIKSIPKFQLNVSLKNGYLKNPKTPDAIKNVNLNLNLIAKDSILRNISGKVTNLNAEALGNFIHGQFELHKLYPFTVDTELESKINLATVHQFYPLDSLEVKGDLNLKVSMHGVLNRKQKKYPSSKTIVNIKNGYLKSLKFPNIPIENINVSAAVTSTKGTGEDLNVKLQPAEFVLAGSPFKVQGEVNNLYDLVYNIKTQGTLDVGKLTQIFPIKDVTVSGIIQTNLIAKGSKKDLDAKNYDNIKNGGKLEARNLVIKSAMFPEPFQVSKGTFKFFKDKMRFEEISATYGKSDIVLNGYIHNVLRYLFNRKYLQQSNEKLKADIELSSNHINANEFFDMIAKYTDQKAEEEAAQKTDSTVVTTINKSGGDKNKNFVIRIPRTADLKISAKVNDLEFDTYKINDFVGNLVVNERKVQVTQAAFNMAGTKIEMTGDYKAQHRLLAKYNANFKASNFDIQRAYKEIPIFAELVSMAKDAYGLVSVDYQLGGSIDRNMDIDFKSIDGEGTLTLEDIKFKNFKLLNHVAKKADAADLEKASFNKIAIHSTIKNNVMTITPTTMKMAGFRGKLEGQVTMDGKINVGFRLGLPPMGLINIPMKITGTAEDFEISTGKFKEDTSFAEESELKNLPPSERRRSRQRDSINTPVVNAKKIDTLK, encoded by the coding sequence ATGATTAAGAAGTTTTTAAAAAAAGCGGCAATTGTTATTGCAACTCTATTTTTGCTTTTAGTAATAGTCCTGACCATTGTTCCTTATTTTTTTAAAGATGAAATAACGCAAAAGATAGAAAGTATAGCCAATGAAAAGCTGGATGCAGAAGTTCGTTTTGATGAAATTGGACTTTCTGCTTTCAAACATTTTCCGGCAATCATTCTGTATGCTAAAAATGTAACTATAGTAAACAAAAAAGCGCAATTTACTTCATCAAATGTCGTAAAGGCAGAAACGGCAGCTGTTGGGGTCAATTTTTATAGTTTACTAAAAGGCAAAATAGTATTAGATGCAGTTTATTTGGATGATGCCAATTTAAATCTCGAAATAGATGCCAAAGGTCATGCCAACTTTAATATTGTTAAACCTTCTAAAGCTCCTGTAGATACTACTCAAACCGAGTTTAAGATAAAGAAAGTCGTTATCAACAAAACGAATATTGTGTATAATGATAAAAGTACTCTTTTAAAATTCAGAGTTCAGGATCTTAACTATAAAGGAACCGGAGATTTAAGTGCCGATTTTTTTGACCTAAATTCTAATGTAAAAATAAAGACGTTCGATTTTAGTGTGGCCGGAGTCGATTATGTGCGCAGTAAACCCATAAATGCTGAAATTGTAACTTACATAGATACAAAAGCACTGAAGTTTAAATTTCAACGAAATGCTATTCGGATTAAAAATTTCCCTTTTTCGTTTAATGGTTATTTTGCTTTCATAAAAGGCGGTTATGATTTTGATCTGCGAATGCTTTCTAAAAATTCTACTTTAGAAGAGATGCTGTCACTGGTACCACCAGCTTATGATCAGTGGCGTGAACAAATGACGATTACGGGAAACATTAATTTTGGAATTTTTGCACGTGGAAAATACATGCAGGATCAATCGGAAAAACCGGTTGTTTCGGCAGATTTGCAAATTAACAGCGGAACTATTGCTTACAAAAAAATTAAAGAACCGGTAAAAGACATCAATATTTCTGCCAAAGCTCTGGTTAGAGATTTAGATATCAATAAATTAAAATTTGATTTAGACAACCTTTCTTTTAATCTGGATAAAAAGAGAACGGTAATTAATTTCCATTCAGAAGGTTTTAAAAAACTAAAAATTAAAACCCTTATCAAAGCTAATTTAGATGCCGCGAAATTTAAAGAAGCACTAAATCTCAACGATAATGATATTCGCGGAGACATTGCTGTTGATTTAAAAGCCGACGGAACATTTTTAAGAGATTTAGGATTTAGTCCGCGTTTGAATAAAATAGATACTATCATTAAAAGTATTCCGAAGTTTCAGCTAAACGTCAGCTTAAAAAATGGCTATTTAAAAAATCCTAAAACACCAGACGCAATAAAAAATGTTAATCTGAATCTGAATCTAATAGCCAAAGACAGTATTTTACGTAACATTTCCGGTAAAGTGACCAATTTGAATGCAGAAGCGCTGGGCAACTTTATTCATGGACAATTCGAACTGCATAAATTATATCCTTTTACGGTAGATACTGAATTAGAATCTAAAATTAACTTAGCGACTGTACATCAATTTTATCCTTTGGATAGTTTGGAAGTTAAGGGAGATTTAAATTTAAAAGTGAGCATGCACGGGGTTTTAAACCGTAAACAGAAAAAATATCCGTCATCAAAAACCATTGTAAATATTAAAAACGGCTATTTAAAGTCACTTAAATTTCCTAATATTCCAATTGAGAATATAAATGTAAGTGCTGCTGTAACCAGTACTAAAGGTACGGGAGAAGATTTAAATGTAAAATTACAGCCGGCAGAATTTGTTTTGGCAGGATCACCTTTTAAAGTACAAGGCGAGGTCAATAATCTTTATGATTTGGTGTATAATATTAAAACGCAGGGAACTTTGGATGTTGGTAAACTAACACAGATATTCCCGATTAAGGATGTTACTGTTTCAGGAATAATTCAGACCAATCTTATTGCAAAAGGTTCTAAGAAAGATTTAGACGCTAAAAATTATGACAACATCAAAAATGGTGGAAAACTCGAAGCCAGGAATTTAGTAATCAAGAGTGCGATGTTTCCGGAGCCGTTTCAGGTTTCTAAGGGAACCTTTAAGTTTTTTAAAGATAAAATGCGTTTTGAGGAAATCAGTGCCACTTATGGTAAATCTGATATTGTTTTAAATGGGTATATCCATAATGTTTTGCGATATCTTTTTAATAGAAAGTACTTGCAGCAATCGAATGAAAAGCTTAAAGCGGATATTGAGCTTTCCAGCAATCATATTAATGCCAATGAGTTTTTTGACATGATTGCAAAATATACCGATCAGAAAGCGGAAGAAGAAGCCGCGCAAAAAACAGATTCTACTGTTGTGACTACTATTAATAAAAGCGGTGGTGATAAAAATAAAAACTTCGTAATTCGAATTCCAAGAACAGCCGATTTAAAGATCTCTGCAAAGGTTAATGATTTAGAATTTGATACGTATAAGATTAATGATTTTGTTGGAAACCTTGTTGTGAACGAGCGCAAAGTTCAGGTAACTCAGGCGGCTTTTAATATGGCGGGCACCAAAATAGAAATGACGGGAGATTATAAAGCCCAGCATCGTTTATTGGCGAAATATAATGCAAATTTTAAAGCCAGTAATTTTGATATTCAGCGTGCTTATAAAGAGATCCCGATTTTTGCAGAATTGGTTTCTATGGCTAAAGATGCCTACGGTTTGGTCTCGGTTGATTATCAGCTTGGAGGAAGTATTGACCGAAACATGGATATTGATTTTAAATCTATTGATGGAGAAGGAACACTGACTCTGGAAGATATTAAATTTAAAAACTTTAAACTTTTAAATCATGTAGCCAAAAAAGCAGATGCAGCCGATTTAGAAAAAGCTTCCTTTAATAAAATCGCCATTCATTCGACTATTAAAAATAACGTCATGACAATTACGCCGACCACTATGAAAATGGCTGGTTTTAGAGGCAAACTGGAAGGCCAGGTTACAATGGATGGAAAAATTAATGTTGGATTTCGATTAGGACTTCCGCCAATGGGACTTATTAATATTCCGATGAAAATTACAGGTACAGCCGAAGATTTTGAAATTTCTACGGGTAAGTTTAAAGAGGACACCAGTTTTGCAGAAGAAAGCGAATTGAAGAATTTACCACCTTCAGAACGCAGAAGATCCAGACAAAGAGATTCGATAAATACACCGGTTGTAAATGCTAAAAAGATTGATACGTTGAAATAA
- a CDS encoding TolC family protein, which produces MKNNRNIKYAGIACVLLSIVGCKTPAIVEKNENKTVPETYANNSLDTLNTGKVKWKTYFTDENLNSLIDIALKNNQELNITLQEIEIAKSEVKARKGEYLPFVGFSAGADVTKSGRYTSTGSGEATTEIMPGKETPDPLPNFRFALTSSWEIDIWNKLHNAKKAALNRYLGSIEGKNFVVTNLIAEIAESYYELLALDNQLEIIKQNIDIQSNALRIVKIQKEAARVNELAVRRFEAQILSTQSLQFDIQQQITETENKINFLLGRFPQKIARNSDTFSTIAPADVHAGIPSQLLENRPDIKKAEMELIAAKLDIKSAKAQFYPSLGISAGIGYEAFNTKYLLTSPESLLYSIAGDLVAPLINRNAIKASYLTASAKQIQAVYNYERTLVNAYVEVANQLSKIQNTAQSYDLKSKQVQALNESVQISNNLFSSARADYMEVLLTQKDALESKFELIETKKQQMNAFVNVYRALGGGWN; this is translated from the coding sequence ATGAAGAATAACAGAAATATAAAATACGCAGGCATCGCCTGCGTATTACTCTCTATCGTTGGCTGTAAAACTCCTGCTATAGTAGAAAAAAATGAAAACAAAACAGTACCCGAAACTTACGCTAATAACAGTTTAGACACGCTCAATACCGGAAAAGTAAAATGGAAAACTTATTTTACGGATGAAAACCTGAACAGTTTGATTGATATTGCACTGAAAAATAATCAGGAGTTAAACATTACACTTCAGGAAATCGAAATTGCAAAAAGTGAAGTAAAAGCCAGAAAAGGAGAATACCTGCCGTTTGTAGGTTTTAGTGCCGGTGCTGATGTAACTAAATCCGGAAGATATACAAGCACAGGCTCAGGTGAAGCTACAACAGAAATTATGCCTGGTAAAGAAACACCGGATCCGCTTCCAAATTTTCGCTTTGCGCTTACATCAAGCTGGGAAATAGATATTTGGAACAAACTTCATAATGCTAAAAAAGCAGCTTTGAATCGTTATTTAGGTTCTATTGAAGGAAAGAATTTTGTAGTTACCAATCTGATTGCAGAAATAGCAGAATCGTATTATGAACTTTTGGCTTTGGACAATCAACTGGAAATTATCAAACAAAATATTGATATTCAGTCTAATGCATTAAGAATTGTAAAAATTCAAAAAGAAGCTGCCAGAGTTAATGAACTGGCGGTACGCAGATTTGAAGCTCAGATTTTAAGTACGCAAAGTCTGCAGTTTGACATTCAACAACAGATTACAGAAACCGAAAATAAAATCAATTTTTTATTGGGTCGTTTTCCTCAGAAAATTGCAAGGAACAGCGATACTTTCAGTACTATAGCTCCTGCGGATGTTCATGCCGGAATACCCTCCCAGCTTCTGGAAAATCGTCCGGATATCAAAAAAGCAGAAATGGAATTAATCGCCGCAAAACTGGATATAAAATCAGCGAAAGCACAATTCTATCCTTCACTTGGAATTTCAGCCGGAATTGGATATGAGGCTTTTAATACCAAATATTTGCTGACATCACCAGAATCTTTATTGTATTCCATTGCGGGTGATTTGGTTGCTCCTTTAATTAACCGAAATGCTATTAAGGCAAGCTATCTTACTGCAAGCGCCAAACAAATTCAGGCAGTTTACAATTATGAAAGAACTTTGGTAAACGCTTATGTTGAAGTTGCGAATCAGCTTTCTAAAATTCAAAATACAGCACAAAGTTATGATTTGAAGTCAAAACAGGTTCAGGCTTTAAACGAGTCTGTGCAAATATCCAATAACCTTTTCAGTTCTGCGAGAGCAGATTATATGGAAGTTTTGCTAACTCAGAAAGATGCTTTAGAATCTAAATTTGAACTTATTGAAACCAAAAAACAGCAAATGAATGCTTTTGTTAATGTTTACAGAGCATTAGGAGGCGGCTGGAACTAA